A window of the Cutaneotrichosporon cavernicola HIS019 DNA, chromosome: 6 genome harbors these coding sequences:
- a CDS encoding uncharacterized protein (SPRY-domain-containing protein): MSWTDEDVDLPASISELTHALQAARAGGQPSVHTIAGTEGHGALTLSGLLGTPAERRLGMSFPNDGIERDVWNEAVESARRAGYDPVRRAENRAAVQEYRAAARAFRERLPERNRGPMSLGPHPTSGSSGWAEERNERMSSTILRRPRRHIYGFDPTDIEPPGGADDHIWDRLGVGPIDSSDEDDDGWGAFRGTAPVGESAPGQQMLLDLFEVDGWGAAPDAGATLARGRFNRRRASRGDDGRRLRTRARDDDDDDEMDSEGEVKRRRHAEPDHPPNTERPAYISLTTLSADTPLPVMFEMPPRSRDPMLTSFLDVTVEDREGAWRPVITFRPEQGDTLLKSDTDACSLHTSAPIPHGVGVFYYEVEILNIGAEGHISIGWSVPECDHRRLVGWNVGSWGWHADDGKTFEGRGDGRDFSQPWKTGDVVGCGIDMTIGRAFFTRNGTLLGHAFSKMPHGLYPAVGMRNEQESVAVNLTGPFRYDIVEHVLGVRNGLRAALAPQHEAFSDVPPAVPVPKLVGLPSSSSSTSSLAASSRPSPKRSPRLSEPEAVLLSKLKAKLKLRTREDTPFAFPPGSPFYRGPDRAAAALVLDYLAFNGHSRTHSLVTRDMRARGWLPPRDGPEPVPPSEVPGPSATKDAYATVNDAIRAAVDALVAGEVRWPLIRSLGGAGDLSRRLEVYAFAAEAQAIAGRFSVDDESDDEGITAVAIGQELDRRSRAERWPAADGELLGRANLQIVLPDDSLDDDRRADAVRLDRLLRDVAGVQRQSCLHLAAAQTSLVHQVLTERGDEATAFMGLGAVLK; this comes from the exons ATGAGCTGGACAGACGaagacgtcgacctcccTGCAAGCATCTCGGAGCTGACACACGCGCTCCAAgctgcgcgcgcaggcGGACAGCCTTCGGTGCACACTATCGCCGGCACCGAGGGACACGGTgccctcaccctctccgGGCTGCTCGGTACACCAGCCGAACGGCGCCTCGGCATGTCCTTCCCCAACGACGGGATAGAACGGGACGTGTGGaacgaggcggtcgagtCCGCGCGACGGGCTGGCTACGACCCTGTGCGGCGAGCGGAGAACCGCGCAGCTGTGCAGGAGTAtcgcgcggcggcacgTGCTTTCCGCGAACGCCTGCCTGAACGCAATCGCGGGCCAATGAGCCTCGGACCGCACCCGACATCGGGGTCATCGGGGTGGGCTGAGGAGCGTAACGAGCGCATGTCGAGCACGATCCTCCGCCGGCCCAGGCGACACATTTACGGCTTCGACCCGACCGACATCGAACCTCCcggtggcgccgacgaccaTATCTGGGACCGGTTGGGTGTGGGGCCGATCGACAgcagtgacgaggacgacgacgggtGGGGCGCGTTCCGAGGTACTGCCCCTGTCGGCGAGTCCGCCCCAGGGCAGCAGATGCTTCTCGACCTTTTTGAGGTTGACGGCTGGGGCGCCGCGCCAGACGCTGGTGCAACGCTGGCCCGAGGGCGATTCaatcgccgccgcgcgagccGCGGCGATGACGGACGGCGGCTGCGCACAcgagcgcgcgacgacgacgacgacgacgagatggacagcgagggcgaggtcaagcGCCGACGGCACGCTGAGCCCGATCATCCTCCTAACACCGAGCGACCCGCATACATCTCCCTCACGACACTCTCAGCTGACACCCCGCTGCCGGTCATGTTCGAGATGCCACCCCGCTCCCGCGATCCGATGCTCACGtcgttcctcgacgtcacCGTCGAGGATCGGGAGGGGGCGTGGCGACCTGTCATCACATTCCGTCCAGAACAGGGGGACACACTGTTGAAATCAGATACGGACGCGTGCAGCCTTCACACGTCGGCACCGATTCCgcacggcgtcggcgtgtTCTACtacgaggtcgagatccTCAATATCGGAGCGGAGGGGCACATATCCATTGGCTGGTCTGTGCCAGAATGCGACCACAGGAGGCTCGTGGGCTGGAACGTGGGCAGTTGGGGTTGGCACGCAGACGACGGCAAGACGTTTGAGGGCAGAGGCGACGGGCGCGACTTCTCGCAGCCTTGGAAAA cgggTGATGTGGTGGGCTGCGGTATTGACATGACGATCGGGCGCGCCTTCTTCACACGAAACGGCACTTTGCTCG GTCACGCCTTCAGCAAGATGCCGCACGGTCTATACCCAGCCGTGGGCATGAGGAACGAGCAGGAGTCGGTGGCGGTCAACTTGACAGGACCATTCCGGTACGACAtcgtcgagcacgtccTTGGTGTGCGGAACGGCCTCCGGGCGGCGTTGGCACCACAACACGAGGCTTTCAGCGATGTGCCACCAGCAGTGCCTGTACCAAAACTCGTTGGCCTGCCCAGCAGCTCGTCATCGACGTCCTCCCTTGCGGCATCCTCTCGACCATCGCCAAAACGTTCGCCCCGCCTCTCGGAACCCGAAGCTGTCCTCCTATCCAAGCTCAAAGCGAAGCTGAAGCTCCGCACCCGCGAGGATACGCCGTTCGCCTTCCCACCAGGCAGCCCCTTCTATCGTGGGCCGGAccgcgccgctgccgccctTGTGCTCGATTACCTCGCGTTCAACGGGCATTCTCGGACCCACTCCCTCGTGACGCGCGAcatgcgcgcgcgcggctggCTCCCACCACGGGATGGACCCGAACCCGTCCCTCCATCGGAGGTCCCCGGGCCGAGTGCCACCAAGGACGCATACGCGACAGTGAACGACGCGATCCGCGCCGCGGTCGATGCGCTTGTTGCTGGCGAGGTCCGCTGGCCCCTCATTCGCAGTCTCGGGGGAGCTGGCGACCTctctcgccgcctcgaAGTATACGCATTCGCGGCTGAGGCGCAGGCCATTGCGGGCCGCTTTTccgttgacgacgagagcgacgacgaggggaTTACGGCTGTCGCGATTGGGCAGGAACTGGAtcgccgctcgcgcgcggaGCGCTGGCCAGCCGCCGATGGCGAactcctcggccgcgcgaACCTTCAGATCGTGTTGCCCGACGACAGTCTCGATGAcgaccgccgcgccgacgcggtACGCCTCGATCGCTTACTACGCGACGTGGCTGGTGTGCAGCGCCAGTCCTGTCTCCATCTTGCAGCTGCGCAGACGAGCCTCGTTCATCAGGTGCTCACAGAGcggggcgacgaggcgacggcgttTATGGGCCTCGGAGCTGTGCTGAAGTGA
- the YTA7 gene encoding uncharacterized protein (AAA domain (Cdc48 subfamily)) produces the protein MSMPTRRRTSTSVKVEEDPHGRSTRNSRRGARTVSYAEEDDEEFEEEPDTPPPAHPKRPTRRTRGHGDDDDANYGQGDVEGEADGSAPPVGTRRSSRAHKVPSRFHGEDDFEASMVVDSSPVPAPPPSATGRRNTRRRVVVDPDDDEDPRHMNGDADVAPPQPPAPRLVMEEPLSHRSARNKRRSSEEDAESFNPSESEQASSSETEADGVDFVDEPENDDKDSFVSVTPPRRKTRQTRSTVAPRRSTRGRRAEPESDDEYGSKGRNLRKRDSRPNYQLPPMDISAEIAAADMINKAIASASGPRGGRRPGPAGGFGGAPRFGLGAGLKPLPWSMKGKDFAQAMGDPDSSDSDNDLLPKASAAGAAAALGGGGPGGPGGARGPGIPGPTDVPNFGRVNPKSNMADADPLGVDVNVTFDRVGGLDGHINQLKEMVALPLLYPELFQQFGIIPPRGVLFHGPPGTGKTLLARALAASCSNGNQKIAFFMRKGADVLSKWVGEAERQLRMLFEEARASQPSIIFFDEIDGLAPVRSSKQDQIHASLVSTLLALMDGMDGRGQVIVIGATNRPDAVDPALRRPGRFDREFYFPLPNRDARHQIIKINTRQWEPQLPDNMIDTLATLTKGYGGADLRALCTEAALNAIQRKYPQIYKSTDRLQVQPGSVHVQPKDFMLAVKKIVPSSARSTSSAAIQLPNQLVPLLANDLERLKLAVDLALPRVKKRTALEEAEFEDDDGDSFEKEMMLQSLDQLRTYRPRLLVYGAAGSGQTYLGPAILHHLEGFHVQSFDLASLMGDSTRTPEAAIVQMFVEAKRHQPSIIFIPSLGQWSETLSETARSTTRALLDGISPSDPVLLLAIVDGPVSTLPPDVRAWFGFSDENRIQLGAPTLEQRGEFFQELIDTVQRPPTAFPDGVARKKRVLEELPIAAPLPPRKPTEVEIQREVNREEAARQMLYVSFSSLISELCRKYKRPVHIVKEEAFGLHRILTEQAAASQPPPPAEDIVGETVNGAPDGVGVVETQVTDAPGGMVMAQLDPTVPITEAPAIGRGLNAGTATAEFTAVEGAVEPVALVDPAMQPTQDTQDTSLPTAFAAPSWQPHDMDLDIVQRKLTRHKYYTPAEVLADIALIEENARHTSDADRQLKVIEMAGHARIHVQGFDPRWTPEFENLAVRMRARKADRAAAKAASRAATRRGSPASGGDAPVTGAPASETAPAETATSVSDAAANGKRDREGDDGTEQPAKRAREDGEGMDVDPNGTSAAEPAEKPRSPTPEPEVVDQRLVVPTDELEKLGGALKHSTGQLNVEELEQLRASLLDRIWRARQEWDRTALLSNMREAVSRFVAEAADARAAAEME, from the exons ATGTCGATGCCAACAAGGAGACGTACGTCGACGTCCGTCAAGGTCGAAGAAGATCCTCACGGCCGGTCGACGCGCAAcagccgccgcggcgcgcggaCTGTCAGCtatgccgaggaggacgacgaagaGTTCGAAGAGGAGCCTGACACCCCGCCACCTGCACATCCGAAGAGGCCGACTCGCCGAACGCGAGGGcacggcgacgatgacgatgcCAACTACGGGCAAGGAGACGTCGAAGGAGAAGCAGACGGGTCAGCCCCGCCAGTCGGGAcgcgccgctcgtcgcgaGCCCACAAGGTACCATCACGTTTTCACGGAGAGGACGACTTCGAGGCCTCCATGGTCGTCGATTCGAGCCCTGTCCCTGCTCCGCCACCTTCAGCAACAGGGAGGAGGAATACCCGGCGACGAGTCGTCGTGGACCCGGATGATGACGAAGATCCGCGGCACATGAACGGTGATGCGGATGTCGCACCGCCCCAGCCTCCGGCTCCGCGGCTTGTCATGGAGGAACCATTGAGTCACCGCTCGGCACGCAACAAGCGTAGAAGCTCCGAGGAAGATGCCGAGTCATTTAACCCCAGCGAGTCAGAGCAGgcatcctcgtccgagaCTGAGGCAGATGGTGTCGACTTTGTTGACGAACCAGAAaacgacgacaaggactCGTTTGTAAGTGTGACCCCGCCAAGGCGGAAGACGCGCcagacgcgctcgaccgttgcgccgcggcggagcACGCGTGGGCGGCGTGCCGAACCcgagtcggacgacgagtatGGCTCGAAAGGCCGCAACctgcgcaagcgcgactCGCGTCCCAACTACCAATTACCCCCGATGGACATCTCTGCTGAGATTGCGGCCGCGGACATGATTAACAAGGCGAtcgcgtcggcctcgggaCCTCGTGGCGGGCGACGACCTGGACCAGCCGGCGGCTTTGGCGGAGCGCCCCGCTTCGGCCTTGGTGCTGGTCTCAAGCCCTTACCCTGGTCAATGAAGGGCAAAGACTTTGCCCAGGCCATGGGCGACCCCGACTcctccgactcggacaACGATCTCTTACCCAAGGCCAGCGCGGCGGGTGCAGCTGCGGCCTTGGGCGGAGGCGGTCCTGGCGGGCCAGGTGGTGCCAGGGGCCCTGGCATTCCTGGGCCGACGGACGTGCCGAACTTCGGACGTGTCAACCCGAAGTCGAACATGGCCGACGCAGACCCTCTTGGCGTTGACGTCAACGTCACTTTTGATCGCGTTGGCGGGCTGGACGGAC ATATCAACCAGCTCAAGGAAATGGTTGCTCTCCCTCTTCTCTATCCGGAGCTGTTCCAGCAGTTCGGCATCAtccctcctcgcggcgtCCTATTCCACGGCCCACCCGGTACGGGTAAgacgctcctcgcgcgcgctctcgcgGCATCCTGCAGTAACGGCAACCAGAAGATCGCGTTCTTCATGCGCAAGGGTGCGGACGTGCTCTCGAAGtgggtcggcgaggcggaacGCCAGCTGCGCATGCTCTTCGAGGAAGCGCGCGCGTCACAGCCCAGCATCATTTTCTTTGACGAGATTGATGGCCTCGCCCCCGTCCGTAGCAGCAAGCAGGACCAAATCCACGCGAGTCTCGTGTCTACACTTCTCGCATTAATGGACGGTATGGATGGCCGCGGGCAGGTCATCGTAATCGGCGCAACCAACAGGCcggacgccgtcgaccCCGCGCTCCGTCGGCCCGGTCGCTTCGACCGGGAGTTCTACTTCCCATTGCCGAaccgcgacgcgcgccaCCAGATCATCAAGATCAACACCCGTCAGTGGGAACCGCAGCTTCCCGACAACATGATCGACACGCTCGCCACCCTTACGAAGGGGTATGGCGGTGCGGACTTGAGG GCCCTCTGCACCGAGGCCGCGTTGAACGCGATCCAGCGCAAGTATCCCCAGATCTACAAATCCACCGATCGTCTGCAGGTGCAGCCGGGGTCTGTGCACGTCCAGCCGAAGGACTTCATGCTCGCCGTGAAGA AAATTGTGCCTTCCTCTGCACGATCAACTTCGTCGGCGGCCATTCAGCTTCCGAACCAGCTCGTTCCCTTACTCGCGAACGACCTGGAGCGGCTTAAGTTGGCTGTCGACCTGGCCCTCCCCCGCGTTAAGAAACGAACGGCccttgaggaggccgagttcgaggacgacgacggtgaCTCGttcgagaaggagatgatGCTGCAGT CTCTCGATCAGCTGAGGACATACCGGCCCCGATTGCTGGTCTACGGCGCTGCAGGCTCTGGCCAGACATATCTTGGACCGGCCATCCTGCATCACCTCGAGGGTTTCCATGTTCAATCATTCGACCTCGCCTCATTAATGGGCGACTCCACAAGG ACCCCAGAAGCCGCCATCGTGCAGATGTTCGTCGAAGCCAAGCGCCACCAACCAAGCATCATCTTCATTCCGTCACTAGGGCAGTGGTCCGAGACCCTGTCGGAGACAGCACGCTCCACGACCCGTGCTCTTCTCGACGGCATCTCGCCATCCGACCCGGTGCTGCTTCTCGCAATCGTCGACGGGCCAGTCTCCACACTTCCCCCCGACGTGCGGGCATGGTTCGGCTTCAGTGACGAGAACCGTatccagctcggcgcgccgACCCTGGAGCAACGAGGTGAATTCTTCCAGGAGCTGATCGACACTGTCCAGCGCCCGCCCACCGCTTTCCCCGACGGCGTCGCCCGCAAGAAGCGTGTTCTCGAGGAACTGCCCATTGCTGCGCCATTACCTCCACGGAAGCCGACGGAAGTCGAGATCCAGCGTGAGGTCAATCGTGAAGAAGCAGCGCGCCAGATGCTTTACGTGAGCTTCTCGTCGCTTATCTCGGAGCTGTGTCGCAAGTACAAACGGCCAGTGCACATTGTCAAA GAAGAGGCGTTTGGCTTACACCGTATCCTCACAGAGCAAGCCGCCGCGAGCcaaccgccgccgcctgcggAGGACATCGTTGGTGAGACTGTCAATGGCGCTCCAGATGGAGTAGGCGTAGTCGAGACACAAGTAACAGACGCGCCAGGCGGCATGGTCAtggcccagctcgaccCGACAGTTCCGATAACTGAGGCGCCGGCTATTGGGCGGGGCTTGAATGCTGGCACCGCGACTGCAGAGTTTACAGCTGTGGAGGGAGCAGTTGAGCctgtcgccctcgtcgaccctGCCATGCAGCCCACGCAGGACACTCAGGACACTAGCCTGCCGACTGCCTTTGCTGCGCCTTCATGGCAGCCACATGACATGGACCTCGACATCGTACAGCGCAAGCTCACGCGGCACAAGTACTACACGCCGGCCGAGGTTCTCGCGGACATTGCGCTCATCGAGGAGAACGCGCGGCATACGAGCGACGCTGATCGCCAACTCAAAGTTATCGAGATGGCTGGACACGCGCGCATCCACGTACAGGGCTTTGATCCGCGTTGGACACCCGAGTTCGAGAACCTAGCCGTGCGCATGCGAGCGCGCAAGGCCGATCGtgcggccgccaaggcggcGAGCCGGGCAGCAACACGCCGCGGCAGCCCGGcaagcggcggcgacgctcCTGTCACTGGTGCTCCGGCGAGCGAGACCGCACCCGCCGAGACCGCCACGTCCGTGTCCGACGCCGCGGCTAATGGGAAACGCGACCGcgagggtgacgacggTACGGAACAGCCAGCCAAGCGTGCACgagaggacggcgagggtATGGACGTTGATCCAAACGGCACATCGGCCGCGGAGCCTGCAGAGaagccgcgctcgccgacaccgGAGCCCGAGGTCGTTGACCAGCGGCTCGTAGTGCCGaccgacgagcttgagaagcttggcggcgcgctcaagcACAGCACGGGCCAGCTcaatgtcgaggagctcgagcaaCTGCGCGCGTCCTTGCTCGACCGTATCTGGCGTGCGCGACAGGAGTGGGATCGCACGGCGCTGCTGAGCAACATGCGTGAGGCCGTGAGCCGGTTCGTTGCTGAGGCTGCGGACGCGCGGGCCGCGGCGGAGATGGAGTAA
- a CDS encoding uncharacterized protein (Occurs in almost all aerobically respiring organisms and serves to protect cells from the toxic effects of hydrogen peroxide), with amino-acid sequence MTKNNAPNPKSYQADRDSASRQTVYTASNGAPVAHPYAAQRAGNGGLLLQDFQLIDLLAHFDRERIPERVVHAKGSGAHGIWESLEGAEDLSCADFMKKGSTCPITIRFSTVGGESGSSDQARDPRGFAVKFKTAEGNFDFVGNNTPVFFLRDPAKFPHFIHTQKRHPATHLGGGDDSTMFWDYLSNNPESIHQVMILMSDRGIPDGFRHMHGYYGHTVKLVNKAGEWVYAQLHLISNQGIKTLTNEEAGKLGPDHGQKDLYEAIERGDHPSWTLKVQTMTQDQAVDAWENKGINVHDLTHIWPHADYPLRDIGKITLTTNASNYFAEVEQAAFSPSHMVPGIEPSADPVLQSRLFSYPDTHRHRLGTNYHQLPVNQPVTGYQPASFQRDGPMAFYNQGGRPGYLSTIDPVSFLPPKVNVNKVHGNFVGQAVQFLAEVRPEDFNAPRNLWTKVFSEGERERLIKTVSGHMSTCKDKEIIRRQIAIFRAVHPDIGTRLEKATGIKGHQSLIGVQFNGSTNALDTGRSIPANNVRGINEGVPNNGAVQRPAKL; translated from the exons ATGACCAAGAACAACgcacccaaccccaagtCGTACCAGGCTGACCgcgactcggcctcgcgtCAGACCGTCTACACCGCCAGCAATGGTGCCCCCGTCGCTCACCCCTACGCCGCCCAGCGCGCAGGTAACGgtggcctcctcctccaggacttccagctcatcgacctccttgcccaCTTTGACCGCGAGCGTATCCCCGAGCGTGTCGTCCACGCAAAGGGCTCGGGTGCTCACGGTATCTGGGAGTcgctcgagggcgccgaggacctgTCGTGTGCCGATTTCATGAAGAAGGGTAGCACTTGCCCCATCACCATCCGTTTCTCAACTGTTGGTGGCGAGAGCGGTTCCAGCGACCAGGCTCGCGACCCCCGTGGCTTTGCAGTCAAGTTTAAGACTGCCGAGGGCAACTTTGACTTTGTTGGCAACAAC ACTCCCGTGTTCTTCCTTCGCGACCCGGCCAAGTTCCCCCACTTCATCCACACTCAGAAGCGTCACCCTGCCACCCAcctcggtggcggtgacgacTCGACCATGTTCTGGGACTACCTCTCAAACAACCCCGAGTCGATCCACCAAGTCATG ATCCTCATGTCCGACCGCGGCATCCCTGACGGCTTCCGTCACATGCACGGCTACTACGGCCACActgtcaagctcgtcaacaaGGCCGGCGAGTGGGTCTACGCTCAGCTTCACCTCATCTCGAACCAGGGCATCAAGACGCTCACcaacgaggaggctggCAAGCTCGGGCCCGACCACGGCCAAAAGGACCTGTACGAGGCCattgagcgcggcgaccaCCCCAGCTGGACGCTCAAGGTCCAGACCATGACCCAGGACCAGGCAGTCGACGCGTGGGAGAACAAGGGCATCAACGTCCACGATCTGACCCACATCTGGCCTCACGCAGACTACCCCCTCCGCGACATTGGCAAGATTACCCTCACCACCAACGCGTCCAACTACTttgccgaggttgagcagGCTGCATTCAGCCCCTCGCACATGGTTCCGGGCATCGAGCCCAGTGCCGACCCCGTCCTCCAGTCGCGCCTCTTCTCGTACCCCGAcactcaccgccaccgcctcgGTACCAACTACCACCAGCTGCCCGTCAACCAGCCCGTGACTGGCTACCAGCCTGCCAGCTTCCAGCGTGACGGCCCCATGGCCTTTTACAACCAGGGTGGCCGTCCCGGTTACCTCTCGACCATTGACCCCGTCTCGTTCCTGCCGCCCAAGGTCAACGTCAACAAGGTGCACGGTAACTTTGTCGGTCAGGCCGTTCAGTTCCTCGCAGAGGTCCGGCCCGAGGACTTTAACGCGCCCCGCAACCTCTGGACCAAGGTGTtcagcgagggcgagcgcgagcgtctCATCAAGACCGTGTCGGGCCACATGAGCACTtgcaaggacaaggagatTATCCGTCGCCAGATTGCCATCTTCCGCGCCGTCCACCCCGACATTGGTACCCGCCTCGAGAAGGCCACGGGCATCAAGGGCCACCAGTCGCTCATCGGCGTCCAGTTTAACGGCTCGACCAACGCTCTGGACACAGGCCGCTCCATCCCCGCAAACAACGTCCGCGGCATCAACGAGGGCGTCCCCAACAACGGCGCGGTCCAGCGTCCCGCCAAGCTCTAA
- a CDS encoding uncharacterized protein (Steryl acetyl hydrolase), with amino-acid sequence MPTTLTLRRSPYTGPTGRSGALNIAFTIPSIILAIAALPISTIRYLFTRPKGFSLKIFLIFRLLRFLNLLVPILPPPEKRKALWEGPKTAGTLPEVKIETVKVAPAPEAWRVGYAAGPNVVKAIEMPGYIITPAGIASGPARDGEKIIMYIHGGAYVRGHPLWTAFPHRLAAETGRRVYGVQYRKTLDDATAFPGPLLDALAAWAYVTKEMGFRASQIILSGDSAGAHLSLMLVRQLQALGEALPGGLAFASPWVDFTCSFPCWNKHTLDYITITKLRKCIDSATRHYADEVKQGAFFSPVNAEAGHWRFLINTPVFVSYGGLEVFMDEDEALVAAMREDGVHVTVWKDEYGVHDTPIFDCVIPTKSKAFTHFKDGVLDLLRIEAADAEVVPASPKTSESSSVLVEAEANREGEVDDHDDDHTEVGFDVDVEDKEA; translated from the exons aTGCCAACCACACTCAccctccgccgcagccCTTACACTGGCCCAACAGGCCGTTCAGGTGCCCTCAACATTGCCTTCACCATCCCCTCCATTATCCTTGCCATCGCTGCTCTTCCCATCAGCACCATCAGGTACTTGTTTACCCGGCCCAAGGGATTCAGCCTCAAGATATTTTTGATTTTTCGCCTTCTGCGTTTCCTCAATTTACTTGTGCCCATCCTCCCGCCGCCtgagaagcgcaaggcgctCTGGGAGGGCCCCAAGACTGCCGGGACCCTCCCCGAGGTCAAGATCGAGACGGTCAAGGTCGCTCCGGCCCCCGAAGCCTGGCGTGTCGGGTACGCTGCCGGTCCCAATGTCGTAAAAGCCATCGAGATGCCGGGATACATCATCACGCCGGCGGGAATTGCCAGTGGCCCAGCACGCGACGGCGAAAAGATTATCATGTACATCCACGGCGGGGCCTATGTACGCGGCCACCCGCTCTGGACCGCTTTCCCTCACCGCCTGGCAGCCGAGACTGGACGCCGCGTCTATGGTGTACAGTATCGCAagacgctcgacgacgcgacggcCTTCCCCGgccccctcctcgacgccctcgcaGCCTGGGCGTATGTCACTAAGGAGATGGGATTCCGGGCCTCCCAGATCATCTTATCTGGCGACTCGGCCGGCGCTCACCTCTCGCTCATGCTTGTCCGCCAGCTCCAGGCCCTCGGTGAGGCTCTGCCGGGCGGTCTGGCGTTTGCTTCGCCCTGGGTTGACTTTACCTGCTCGTTCCCATGCTGGAACAAGCACACACTTGATTACATTACCATAACCAAGTTGCGCAAGTGTATCGACAGCGCGACTCGGCACTATGCGGACGAAGTGAAACAGGGCGCATTCTTCTCGCCCGTCAACGCTGAGGCTGGTCACTGGCGTTTCCTGATTAACACGCCCGTGTTCGTGAGCTATGGTGGTCTCGAGGTGTtcatggacgaggatgaggcgTTGGTTGCGGCCAtgcgcgaggacggcgtgcATGTGACGGTCTGGAAG gaCGAGTACGGCGTACACGACACGCCTATCTTCGACTGCGTCATTCCGACAAAGTCCAAGGCTTTCACGCACTTCAAGGACGGTGTGCTCGACCTCTTGCGCATCGAGGCTGCGGACGCTGAGGTCGTCCCGGCCTCACCCAAGACAAGCGAGAGTAGCAgcgtgctcgtcgaggctgaggccaaccgcgagggtgaggttgacgacCACGACGATGACCACACCGAGGTCGgcttcgacgtcgacgtcgaggacaaggaagCGTAG